A single region of the Garra rufa chromosome 6, GarRuf1.0, whole genome shotgun sequence genome encodes:
- the LOC141336176 gene encoding protein NLRC3-like codes for MASVKELLVNSLRELVQDDLKKFQWYLKHHECVSASEMENADVLDTVDKMVAYFGPKETVKITVNILKKMNQNLLAEQLESEHKGSNAENVKADFHDYREISLRLKNKLKWEYNRILVGDSQMGHREYLNDIYTDLYTVENETGGIVSEHEVRQIESKRTRFSAKDTPIQCNDMFKDHMGRQNRKVLMMGIAGVGKTISVNKFILDWAEGNENQNILFIFPLPFRRLNLITKKYSLMGLLNKCFFSGPEELPSLPEDDSKVMFIFDGLDESRFPLNFKQGDRFTDVYKKTTVSKIVANLIKTHLVSSALIWITSRPAAAGLIPRDYIDQVTEVRGFNNEQKEQYFIKNSPEVAGNIICHIRKSRSLYIMCHIPLFCWISLTVLQPLLDQESNDKTPTTLTEMYTSFLLSQKQQMKVKYCDDDKPNPEIKSFDKIILKLGKLAFKQLQKGNLIFYKEDLVECGLDVSEGSVLSGLCTQIFHMEKAVSERKVYSFVHLSVQEFLAALYVFFKYKCSKRNPFLQSWREKLTWRLCKTSLFDLHKAAVNKALQSKNGHLDLFLRFLLGLSLESNQSDLKELLPKLEMKPKNVKDTADYIKKIIESEKSVERTINLYHCLSELKDDLTEEIKKYLSSGNLSTQNLSSAQWSALVFVLLMSEETQEKFELHKYCRSDEALMILMPVIKNTRTALLQSCHISGQHCESVASALQSSNSVLRELDLSNNDLRDSGVKLLSDGLRSLNCWLQKLRLSGCMVTEEGCGYLSSALSSNPSHLRELDLSYNHPGESGVQLLKHKLEDPNCSLQKLNVDHGGQIRMTAGPKRYACDLTLDSNTAHTQLIISDENRKMTRVPEHQPYPDHPERFDTWCQVLCGESLTGRCYWEAEWDGVGTEISVTYKGIKRKGGSDCRFGYNNKSWSLFCTANGFTAWHNNNRTDISVSLNPSKRVGVYVDWSVGTLSFYSVSDTHTLTHLHTFNTTFTKPLYAGFRVYDSSVSVCKISQ; via the exons ATGGCGTCTGTTAAAGAGCTGCTTGTGAACTCACTGAGAGAACTAGTCCAAGATGACCTGAAGAAGTTTCAGTGGTACTTGAAGCATCATGAGTGTGTTTCAGCTTCTGAGATGGAGAACGCAGATGTCTTAGACACAGTGGATAAGATGGTGGCATATTTTGGACCAAAAGAAACTGTAAAGATCACAGTGAACATCCTGAAGAAGATGAACCAAAACCTTCTGGCTGAACAGTTAGAAAGTGAACATAAAg GCTCCAATGCAGAAAACGTTAAAGCTGATTTTCATGATTACAGAGAGATCAGCCTCAGActgaagaacaaattaaaatgggAGTACAACCGGATATTGGTTGGCGATTCTCAGATGGGTCATCGGGAATACCTGAATGATATTTACACTGATTTGTACACAGTGGAAAATGAGACTGGAGGAATAGTGAGTGAACACGAGGTGAGACAGATCGAATCAAAACGCACCCGATTTTCTGCCAAGGACACGCCTATCCAGTGCAATGACATGTTCAAAGACCATATGGGACGACAAAACAGAAAAGTGCTGATGATGGGGATCGCAGGAGTGGGAAAAACTATCTCGGTTAATAAATTCATTCTTGACTGGGCTGAAGGAAATGAAAATCAGAACATACTCTTCATATTTCCACTCCCATTTCGTAGACTGAATTTGATTACAAAAAAGTACAGTCTCATGGGACTACTTAACAAATGCTTCTTTAGTGGTCCTGAAGAGCTGCCCTCTCTTCCTGAAGATGACTCTAAGGTCATGTTCATATTTGATGGGCTGGATGAAAGTCGCTTCCCTTTGAACTTTAAACAGGGTGACAGATTTACAGATGTGTATAAAAAAACAACAGTGAGTAAAATAGTTGCAAACCTGATCAAGACACATCTTGTTTCCTCTGCCCTCATCTGGATCActtccagaccagcagcagccgGACTGATACCCCGAGACTACATTGATCAGGTGACAGAGGTACGAGGATTCAACAATGAGCAAAAAGAGCAATACTTCATCAAAAACAGTCCTGAGGTTGCTGGAAACATCATCTGTCACATTAGAAAATCCAGGAGTTTGTACATTATGTGCCACATTCCCCTTTTCTGCTGGATCTCTCTCACTGTTCTTCAGCCTCTGCTGGATCAAGAGAGCAATGACAAAACTCCTACAACTCTCACAGAGATGTACACAAGCTTCTTACTCTCCCAGAAGCAACAGATGAAAGTAAAATACTGTGATGATGATAAACCTAACCCTGAAATCAAGTCTTTTGATAAGATTATTCTGAAGCTTGGGAAACTAGCCTTTAAACAACTACAGAAAGGAAACCTGATTTTCTACAAAGAAGATCTTGTGGAGTGTGGACTAGATGTCAGTGAAGGGTCGGTGTTATCTGGGTTATGCACTCAGATCTTCCACATGGAAAAGGCTGTGTCAGAGAGAAAAGTTTACAGCTTTGTGCATCTCAGTGTCCAGGAATTCCTTGCTGCTCTCTACGTGTTTTTCAAATATAAATGTTCCAAAAGAAACCCATTTCTTCAATCATGGAGGGAAAAACTGACATGGAGACTCTGTAAAACATCCTTATTTGACCTTCATAAAGCTGCAGTCAATAAGGCTTTACAGAGCAAGAATGGACACCTGGACCTTTTCCTCCGCTTCCTGCTGGGTCTCTCACTGGAGTCTAATCAGAGTGACCTGAAGGAACTGCTGCCAAAACTAGAAATGAAACCCAAGAATGTCAAAGACACTGCTGACTATATCAAAAAGATAATAGAGAGCGAAAAATCAGTAGAGAGGACCATCAACCTTTACCACTGTCTGAGTGAACTGAAAGATGACTTGACAGAGGAAATCAAAAAGTATCTGAGCTCAGGAAACCTATCAACACAGAATCTCTCCTCTGCTCAGTGGTCAGCTCTGGTGTTTGTGCTACTGATGTCAGAAGAAACTCAAGAAAAATTTGAACTGCATAAATACTGCAGATCTGATGAAGCGTTAATGATACTGATGCCTGTGATCAAAAACACCAGAACAGCACT ACTGCAGTCCTGCCATATTTCTGGTCAGCACTGTGAAAGCGTGGCATCAGCTCTACAATCTTCAAACTCTGTATTGAGAGAgttggacctgagtaacaatgacctgcggGATTCAGGTGTGAAGCTGCTCTCTGATGGACTGAGGAGTCTAAACTGTTGGCTGCAAAAACTTAG gttgtctggctgtatggtgacagaggaaggctgtggttatttgtcttcagctctgagttcaaacccctcacacctgagagagctggatctgagctacaatcacccaggagaATCAGGAGTCCAGCTGCTCAAACACAAACTGGAGGATCCAAACTGCTCACTGCAGAAGCTCAA TGTAGATCATGGAGGACAGATCAGAATGACAGCAGGACCAAAAAGGT ACGCTTGTGATCTCACACTGGATTCAAACACAGCGCACACTCAACTCATTATCTCTGATGAGAACAGAAAGATGACACGTGTGCCAGAGCATcagccgtatcctgatcatccagaaaGGTTTGATACATGGTGTCAGGTTCTGTGTGGAGAGAGTCTTACTGGACGTTGTTACTGGGAAGCTGAATGGGATGGGGTTGGGACAGAAATATCAGTGACGTATAAAGGAATCAAAAGGAAAGGAGGCAGTGACTGTAGATTTGGATACAACAACAAATCCTGGAGTTTGTTTTGCACTGCTAATGGATTCACTGCCTGGCACAATAATAACAGAACTGATATATCTGTCTCTTTAAACCCCTCTAAGAGAGTCGGAGTGTATGTGGACTGGTCTGTTGGCACTCTGTctttctacagcgtctctgacacgcacacactcacacacttacacacattcaaCACCACATTCACTAAACCCCTCTATGCTGGATTTAGGGTTTATGACTCCTCAGTATCTGTGTGTAAGATTTCACAGTAG